The DNA region CTGGTCGAAGACGAGGTAGTGCCAGACCAGGCGGATCTCGCGCGCGTCCGGGAACCGCTTCTCGACCGCCATCTGGTACAGCGTGAGCTGGCGGTCGGCGCGCAGCTCGGCATCCGAAGGCAGGCGCCCGCCCGAGGTCTTGTAGTCGTGGATTTCGTAGACCCCCGGCTCCTGCCGCACCAGCCGATCGATGTACCCCTGCAGCTGGTAGCGCCCCGCCTCGTCGAGCGTCAGCGTGACCTTCTCCTCGAGACCGAGGGTCTGGCCGTCGTCGAACGGGTGGTGGCCGCGGTAGTACTTCGCGAGGCACTCCTCCCCCGTCCTCCGGTAGTGCTCCGGAGTCAGGTCCGTCTTCACGATGGTGATCTTGTCCGAATAGTTGCTGTCCCAGCTCCGGTGGTAATGGGCCAGGACCTCGTCGAGGGTCGGGCGCTTCGACGCCAGGAGATCCCGGTACAGCTTCTCCAGCGCGTCGTGCACGCGATGGCCCATGAACCCCTCGATCGACTGGGTGTCGCGCTTGATCCGATCGAGATAGCGGTAGCGGTACTGCAGGCGACACTTCTCGAACGTGGACAGCCTGGAATGGGAGTAGACGGCCACAGGACTCCTCGTCGGAAGGCGAGTATAGCATGCGGCCGCGGGTCCCACCGGGCGGCCGCGCGCTCCGCGGGCGGGCCCTCCGCCCTGTGGCTGGCGCCCCGGTCATCTGTTACAATCGCTGGCCTTTGCACGGAAACGCCTGACGCACCGGACCCACGGGAGGATCGATGATGACAATCCATCCGGACGGCGGCGGGACGCGCCGCCGCGCGGCCGTCGCGGCCGCCAACCTGATCGCCTGCGCCGCTCTCGGCGTCGGCCTTGTGCTCGCCCAGGCCTCTGCCACGCCGGCGCCGCCGGCCAGCCCGGCGCCGCCGGAAAAGCCGGCGGCCCCCGCGCCCGAGAAAGGAACCATGGACAAGCCCGCCGCCAAGAAGGAAGTCGCCGTCATCAAGACGAACATGGGGACCATCGTCTTCGAGTTTCTGCCGGACGTCGCCCCGAAGATGGTCGACAATTTCAAGGACCTTGCGAAGACCGGCTTCTACGACGGCACGACGTTCCATCGCGTCATCAACGGGTTCATGATCCAGGGGGGGGACCCGCTCTCCAAGGACAACGACCCGTCGAACGACGGCAGGGGGGACGGCCCGCGCAAGATGCCGGCCGAGTTCACCACCAAGTACAGCCACACGCGCGGCATGGTCTCGACCGCCCGCGGACCCGACGTCAACAGCGGGT from Candidatus Polarisedimenticolia bacterium includes:
- a CDS encoding PD-(D/E)XK nuclease family protein, translating into MAVYSHSRLSTFEKCRLQYRYRYLDRIKRDTQSIEGFMGHRVHDALEKLYRDLLASKRPTLDEVLAHYHRSWDSNYSDKITIVKTDLTPEHYRRTGEECLAKYYRGHHPFDDGQTLGLEEKVTLTLDEAGRYQLQGYIDRLVRQEPGVYEIHDYKTSGGRLPSDAELRADRQLTLYQMAVEKRFPDAREIRLVWHYLVFDQRRTSARTPQEIDQHRKKTIGLIDTIEGTTAFPPHESVLCRWCEYRDICPVFAVPDAPVPQAAPPKPVRWLDKAIQINLFE
- a CDS encoding peptidylprolyl isomerase; translation: MMTIHPDGGGTRRRAAVAAANLIACAALGVGLVLAQASATPAPPASPAPPEKPAAPAPEKGTMDKPAAKKEVAVIKTNMGTIVFEFLPDVAPKMVDNFKDLAKTGFYDGTTFHRVINGFMIQGGDPLSKDNDPSNDGRGDGPRKMPAEFTTKYSHTRGMVSTARGPDVNSGSCQFFIVQKDSTFLDNKYTIFGRVLDGLDVVDKISNVPKDRGDRPLKNVVMEKVSVETR